From the Lathyrus oleraceus cultivar Zhongwan6 chromosome 4, CAAS_Psat_ZW6_1.0, whole genome shotgun sequence genome, one window contains:
- the LOC127076430 gene encoding 60S ribosomal protein L28-2: MSTVPGPLVWEIVKKNNSFLVKEFGNGNQSVQFSRESNNLYNLNSFKYSGLANKKTVAIQAAGKDQSVLLATTKPRKQNTPSVLSQKSVMKKEFRRMAKAVQNQVGDNYYRPDLKKAALARLSAVHRSLKVAKSGLKKRNRHA, translated from the exons ATGTCGACAGTACCAGGGCCACTCGTATGGGAGATCGTGAAGAAGAACAACTCGTTTTTGGTCAAAGAGTTCGGAAATGGCAATCAGAGTGTTCAATTCAGCAGAGAGAGCAACAATCTCTACAACCTCAACTCTTTCAAGTACTCCG GATTGGCAAACAAGAAAACCGTTGCCATCCAGGCTGCTGGTAAAGATCAATCTGTGTTGTTAGCTACAACAAAGCCAAGGAAACAGAATACGCCTTCTGTTTTGTCTCAGAAATCAGTCATGAAGAAGGAGTTCCGCAGAATGGCAAAGGCTGTTCAAAATCAG GTGGGAGACAATTACTATAGGCCTGATTTGAAGAAGGCAGCTCTTGCAAGGTTGAGTGCTGTTCATAGAAGCCTCAAAGTTGCCAAGTCTGGCCTCAAGAAGAGGAATAGGCACGCATAA
- the LOC127076431 gene encoding anoctamin-like protein At1g73020 isoform X1, translating to MNELENEEAVFEIGVVIPRRIIQEKDESSDCVYVLVEEFKKVGFVVERIVGIADEFIKLAAPLETLGRTAAELQIKKRTHIGMDLQFEVEEVEAFVKQPDGSVFSWCERFHCYCHLIYGIVNNGNSAIKLKFDGKEICWETGENLIQKLESENIVKQVFPLHDEKTRKKLLRTWALQWWDLTSQPIDEVYSYYGAKIAIYFAFLGMYTRWLFFLAAFGLTLQLTDLRSTKLVALPVFFVVVILWAVMFCQFWKRKNSALLARWPLSSAVGAEPGYKIPGRRDSSLQPPMELLKIFETDRVKGKQVFQRHEWLGRFMRFRNDAFIIFSIICLQLPFELAYAHLYEVIGSDAMKFGLTAVYLFAIQYITKIGGRVSVRLIKNENNENTEKRADSLVYKVFGLYFMQTYIGIFYHALLHRNFSTLRKVLIQRLLLSEVLENLVENSLPYLKYSYKKYSVRHKKNREKGESADRIQFSSRVEKEYLKPSYSASIGEELEDGLFDDFLELALQFGMILMFACAFPPAFAFAAVNNIMEIRTDALKLLAILRRPVPRAAGTVGAWLNIFQFLILMSICTNCALLVWLYDEEGKWKVEPGLAAILIMEHVLLLIKFGFSRLVPAEPAWVRANRAKNTTQAQDLCSKKLLRTISGGERSSGEMKVKRL from the exons ATGAATGAACTTGAAAATGAAGAAGCTGTTTTTGAAATTGGGGTGGTGATTCCAAGGAGGATCATACAGGAAAAAGATGAATCCTCTGATTGTGTTTATGTTCTTGTTGAGGAATTCAAGAAGGTGGGGTTTGTAGTTGAGAGAATTGTTGGCATTGCAGATGAGTTCATTAAG TTGGCTGCACCTTTGGAGACATTAGGGAGAACTGCAGCTGAACTACAAATCAAGAAAAGGACTCATATAG GTATGGATTTACAATTTGAGGTGGAGGAAGTTGAAGCTTTTGTAAAACAACCTGATGGTTCTGTTTTCAGTTGGTGTGAGCGTTTTCATTGCTACTGTCACTTGATATATGGAATA GTAAATAATGGTAATTCAGCAATAAAACTTAAATTCGATGGGAAAGAAATCTGTTGGGAAACTGGGGAGAATCTGATACAAAAGTTGGAATCGGAGAACATTGTTAAGCAAGTCTTCCCTTTGCATG ATGAAAAGACGAGAAAGAAACTTCTCAGGACTTGGGCTCTTCAATGGTGGGACTTAACGAGTCAGCCGATTGATGAAGTTTATTCATATTATGGAGCAAAG ATTGCAATATATTTTGCTTTTCTTGGAATGTACACGCGGTGGCTGTTCTTCCTCGCTGCATTTGGTCTTACATTGCAATTAACTGATCTTAG GTCAACGAAATTAGTAGCTCTTCCTGTTTTCTTCGTCGTAGTGATACTTTGGGCCGTAATGTTTTGTCAATTCTGGAAACGTAAAAATTCAGCACTTTTAGCCAG ATGGCCTCTTAGCTCTGCAGTTGGTGCTGAACCGGGATACAAGATTCCAGGAAGGAGGGACAGTTCCCTACAGCCGCCAATGGAACTCCTTAAAATATTTGAGACTGATAGAGTAAAAGGGAAGCAAGTATTTCAGAGACATGAGTGGTTAGGGCGTTTTATGCGATTCAGAAATGACGCTTTCATTATCTTCAGCATAATATGTCTCCAGTTACCTTTTGAGTTAGCATACGCACATCTTTATGAAGTTATTGGTTCGGATGCAATGAA GTTTGGGCTCACCGCTGTTTACCTTTTCGCCATTCAGTATATCACTAAAATTGGAGGGCGGGTATCTGTCAGACTTATCAAAAATGAAAACAACGAAAACACAGAAAAACGCGCTGATAGCTTGGTCTACAAG GTGTTTGGTCTATATTTTATGCAGACATACATTGGAATTTTTTATCACGCCTTATTGCACCGTAACTTTTCAACTCTTCGCAAAGTTCTGATTCAGCGACTCCTTCTGTCTGAG GTGTTGGAAAACTTAGTGGAAAATTCATTGCCTTATCTCAAATACAGCTATAAAAAGTACAGTGTTCG ACACAAGAAGAATAGAGAGAAAGGAGAATCGGCAGATAGAATTCAGTTTAGCTCTAGAGTGGAGAAAGAATACCTCAAGCCTTCTTACTCTGCCAGCATCGGCGAGGAGCTTGAAGATGGGTTATTTGATG ATTTCTTAGAGTTGGCATTGCAGTTTGGAATGATTTTGATGTTCGCTTGCGCATTCCCACCTGCATTTGCTTTTGCTGCCGTG AACAACATAATGGAAATCAGAACAGATGCACTGAAGCTGCTAGCAATTTTGAGACGGCCTGTTCCTCGTGCTGCTGGGACTGTAGGAGCCTGGCTTAACATTTTTCAG TTTCTCATATTGATGTCAATTTGCACCAACTGTGCTCTTTTAGTATGGCTATATGATGAGGAAGGAAAATGGAAAGTAGAACCTGGACTTGCAGCCATATTAATCATGGAACATGTTCTTTTGTTGATTAAGTTCGGTTTCTCTCGCTTGGTTCCCGCG GAGCCTGCTTGGGTAAGAGCAAACCGTGCGAAAAACACTACACAGGCACAGGATTTGTGTTCTAAGAAGCTTTTAAGAACAATCTCTGGAGGAGAAAGGAGCTCTGGAGAGATGAAGGTGAAGAGGCTGTAG
- the LOC127076431 gene encoding anoctamin-like protein At1g73020 isoform X2: MDLQFEVEEVEAFVKQPDGSVFSWCERFHCYCHLIYGIVNNGNSAIKLKFDGKEICWETGENLIQKLESENIVKQVFPLHDEKTRKKLLRTWALQWWDLTSQPIDEVYSYYGAKIAIYFAFLGMYTRWLFFLAAFGLTLQLTDLRSTKLVALPVFFVVVILWAVMFCQFWKRKNSALLARWPLSSAVGAEPGYKIPGRRDSSLQPPMELLKIFETDRVKGKQVFQRHEWLGRFMRFRNDAFIIFSIICLQLPFELAYAHLYEVIGSDAMKFGLTAVYLFAIQYITKIGGRVSVRLIKNENNENTEKRADSLVYKVFGLYFMQTYIGIFYHALLHRNFSTLRKVLIQRLLLSEVLENLVENSLPYLKYSYKKYSVRHKKNREKGESADRIQFSSRVEKEYLKPSYSASIGEELEDGLFDDFLELALQFGMILMFACAFPPAFAFAAVNNIMEIRTDALKLLAILRRPVPRAAGTVGAWLNIFQFLILMSICTNCALLVWLYDEEGKWKVEPGLAAILIMEHVLLLIKFGFSRLVPAEPAWVRANRAKNTTQAQDLCSKKLLRTISGGERSSGEMKVKRL, encoded by the exons ATGGATTTACAATTTGAGGTGGAGGAAGTTGAAGCTTTTGTAAAACAACCTGATGGTTCTGTTTTCAGTTGGTGTGAGCGTTTTCATTGCTACTGTCACTTGATATATGGAATA GTAAATAATGGTAATTCAGCAATAAAACTTAAATTCGATGGGAAAGAAATCTGTTGGGAAACTGGGGAGAATCTGATACAAAAGTTGGAATCGGAGAACATTGTTAAGCAAGTCTTCCCTTTGCATG ATGAAAAGACGAGAAAGAAACTTCTCAGGACTTGGGCTCTTCAATGGTGGGACTTAACGAGTCAGCCGATTGATGAAGTTTATTCATATTATGGAGCAAAG ATTGCAATATATTTTGCTTTTCTTGGAATGTACACGCGGTGGCTGTTCTTCCTCGCTGCATTTGGTCTTACATTGCAATTAACTGATCTTAG GTCAACGAAATTAGTAGCTCTTCCTGTTTTCTTCGTCGTAGTGATACTTTGGGCCGTAATGTTTTGTCAATTCTGGAAACGTAAAAATTCAGCACTTTTAGCCAG ATGGCCTCTTAGCTCTGCAGTTGGTGCTGAACCGGGATACAAGATTCCAGGAAGGAGGGACAGTTCCCTACAGCCGCCAATGGAACTCCTTAAAATATTTGAGACTGATAGAGTAAAAGGGAAGCAAGTATTTCAGAGACATGAGTGGTTAGGGCGTTTTATGCGATTCAGAAATGACGCTTTCATTATCTTCAGCATAATATGTCTCCAGTTACCTTTTGAGTTAGCATACGCACATCTTTATGAAGTTATTGGTTCGGATGCAATGAA GTTTGGGCTCACCGCTGTTTACCTTTTCGCCATTCAGTATATCACTAAAATTGGAGGGCGGGTATCTGTCAGACTTATCAAAAATGAAAACAACGAAAACACAGAAAAACGCGCTGATAGCTTGGTCTACAAG GTGTTTGGTCTATATTTTATGCAGACATACATTGGAATTTTTTATCACGCCTTATTGCACCGTAACTTTTCAACTCTTCGCAAAGTTCTGATTCAGCGACTCCTTCTGTCTGAG GTGTTGGAAAACTTAGTGGAAAATTCATTGCCTTATCTCAAATACAGCTATAAAAAGTACAGTGTTCG ACACAAGAAGAATAGAGAGAAAGGAGAATCGGCAGATAGAATTCAGTTTAGCTCTAGAGTGGAGAAAGAATACCTCAAGCCTTCTTACTCTGCCAGCATCGGCGAGGAGCTTGAAGATGGGTTATTTGATG ATTTCTTAGAGTTGGCATTGCAGTTTGGAATGATTTTGATGTTCGCTTGCGCATTCCCACCTGCATTTGCTTTTGCTGCCGTG AACAACATAATGGAAATCAGAACAGATGCACTGAAGCTGCTAGCAATTTTGAGACGGCCTGTTCCTCGTGCTGCTGGGACTGTAGGAGCCTGGCTTAACATTTTTCAG TTTCTCATATTGATGTCAATTTGCACCAACTGTGCTCTTTTAGTATGGCTATATGATGAGGAAGGAAAATGGAAAGTAGAACCTGGACTTGCAGCCATATTAATCATGGAACATGTTCTTTTGTTGATTAAGTTCGGTTTCTCTCGCTTGGTTCCCGCG GAGCCTGCTTGGGTAAGAGCAAACCGTGCGAAAAACACTACACAGGCACAGGATTTGTGTTCTAAGAAGCTTTTAAGAACAATCTCTGGAGGAGAAAGGAGCTCTGGAGAGATGAAGGTGAAGAGGCTGTAG